A region of Saccopteryx leptura isolate mSacLep1 chromosome X, mSacLep1_pri_phased_curated, whole genome shotgun sequence DNA encodes the following proteins:
- the LOC136386424 gene encoding ubiquitin-conjugating enzyme E2 D2B-like, whose amino-acid sequence MAHPVAKAVRRLTKELLDMSQNPSEHYSVGPVGDNMLEWQGNIMGPKDSPYDRGVFIIKMIFPWSYPFNPPKIIFITPIYHPNVDRYGAVSMELFWSGWSSKIIVSQILQSVRSLLGQPSIEDVSNLEIGSLYLEDRAKFHSKARELTEKYAM is encoded by the coding sequence ATGGCGCATCCCGTGGCCAAGGCCGTGAGGCGGCTCACCAAGGAGCTCCTGGATATGTCACAGAACCCCTCAGAGCACTACTCTGTGGGGCCTGTGGGAGACAATATGCTTGAATGGCAAGGAAATATCATGGGGCCCAAGGACAGTCCTTACGATAGAGGAGTTTTCATCATTAAGATGATTTTTCCATGGAGTTACCCCTTCAACCCACCCAAGATCATCTTCATTACCCCAATTTACCACCCCAACGTTGATAGATATGGGGCTGTCTCTATGGAACTCTTTTGGTCAGGATGGTCCTCAAAAATTATAGTTTCTCAAATATTGCAATCAGTCAGATCTCTGTTGGGTCAGCCCAGCATAGAAGATGTAAGTAATCTAGAAATTGGGAGCCTCTACTTAGAGGATAGGGCAAAGTTTCACTCAAAAGCTCGAGAACTTACTGAGAAGTACGCCATGTAA